From one Lycium barbarum isolate Lr01 chromosome 6, ASM1917538v2, whole genome shotgun sequence genomic stretch:
- the LOC132645132 gene encoding uncharacterized protein LOC132645132, whose product MGQILDKLQGKQWREKQMRKITDKVFYRFKNETGTAKLKFEELYIAVLLVYNDINKLLPGPHFDPPSKEEVKALMQECDMNLDGELDHEGFVKFVKILTKDTFITVSQGLIITLAVAPTVALLTKKTTEGVPAVGKVVQKIPNAVYASLVTLTIVMFQKAAEAKE is encoded by the exons ATGGGACAGATTCTTGACAAATTACAAG GCAAGCAATGGAGAGAGAAACAGATGCGGAAAATTACAGACAAGGTGTTTTATCGTTTCAAAAATGAAACAGGAACAGctaagctcaagtttgaagaactTTATATTGCTGTTCTACTTGTCTACAA TGATATCAACAAGCTTTTGCCTGGTCCTCACTTTGATCCTCCTTCTAAAGAAGAAGTTAAAGCCTTGATGCAG GAATGTGACATGAATCTTGATGGTGAACTAGATCATGAAGGATTTGTCAAATTTGTGAAAATATTAACAAAGGATACCTTCATCACTGTCAGCCAGGGACTGATTATTACCTTGGCAGTAGCACCAACAGTTGCTCTCTTAACAAAGAAGACAACAGAAGGAGTCCCTGCTGTTGGGAAAGTGGTGCAGAAAATACCCAATGCTGTTTATGCCTCCCTGGTTACCCTCACAATTGTCATGTTTCAGAAAGCAGCTGAGGCTAAGGAATGA
- the LOC132645136 gene encoding DNA-directed RNA polymerases II, IV and V subunit 8B-like, which produces MDAFHFDEIIKIRKVDADGKKYDKVSRIEAESNDGETSILLDINSELYPMQRKELYRMVISTTLSMDGSAVTSYPYPPEGKSLADKFEYIVHGLVYKVSMDTSGPDKKVVVYVSFGGLQLMLKSDPVKAQKFKLDQKLFLLLRKMVK; this is translated from the exons ATGGATGCGTTCCACTTTGACGAAATTATTAAGATTCGAAAGGTGGATGCTGATGGCAAAAAGTATGACAAAG TTTCTCGCATAGAAGCAGAAAGTAATGATGGTGAGACATCGATCCTGCTAGATATCAACTCAGAACTATACCCTATGCAGCGAAAAGAGTTGTATAGGATGGTTATATCAACGACGCTGAGTATGGATGGGTCAGCTGTTACTAGCTATCCCTATCCTCCTGAG GGAAAATCTCTTGCTGACAAATTTGAATACATCGTGCATGGGCTAGTATATAAGGTCTCAATGGATACATCAGGACCTGACAAAAAAGT AGTGGTTTATGTCTCCTTCGGAGGACTTCAGCTGATGCTTAAAAGTGATCCTGTCAAGGCGCAGAAGTTTAAGCTTGATCAGAAGCTCTTTCTTCTTTTGAGGAAGATGGTGAAGTGA
- the LOC132645135 gene encoding BTB/POZ domain-containing protein At5g17580: MPSGAPMLLGLFKNVNWCVLDPPKVIHFCRIRYGCGNIFEELGPIRVLPIQMLTKKKKEVVHRLLICHALNYFSFPKKLVCVELLAARSAKLAALLKENPEDDLSHLLGDIPTDSQTFELVARFCYGSDINLSPENVIKVLCLAHYLGMSEIHSTNNLVKKACFYFQNNILPSWNKCIKALKSAETILQQAADLSLVDACAESIITKVLHDPGLL; the protein is encoded by the coding sequence ATGCCATCGGGGGcccctatgttgctcggactcttcaaaaatgtcaatTGGTgcgtgttggatcctccaaaagtaatACATTTTTGCAGGATCCGATACGGGTGCGgcaacatttttgaagagttgGGCCCAATCAGAGTACTTCCGATACAGATgcttacaaaaaagaaaaaagaagttgTCCATAGACTCTTAATATGTCATGCCCTCAATTATTTCAGCTTTCCTAAGAAGCTGGTTTGTGTTGAACTTTTGGCTGCAAGATCTGCAAAGCTAGCTGCATTGCTGAAAGAGAATCCTGAAGATGATCTTTCTCATTTGCTAGGAGACATTCCCACTGATTCTCAAACTTTTGAGCTTGTAGCAAGGTTCTGCTATGGCTCTGACATAAACCTGTCACCTGAAAATGTTATTAAAGTCCTTTGCCTTGCTCACTATCTTGGAATGTCCGAGATTCacagcaccaacaacctcgtgaAGAAGGCTTGTTTCTATTTTCAAAATAATATCCTTCCTAGCTGGAACAAGTGTATTAAAGCCCTCAAATCTGCAGAAACCATTCTTCAACAAGCCGCGGATCTTTCCCTGGTTGATGCCTGTGCAGAGTCCATTATCACCAAAGTACTGCATGATCCAGGTCTTCTTTGA
- the LOC132645137 gene encoding uncharacterized protein LOC132645137 isoform X1 yields the protein MDKYKLWVYCILFHSLVCGKMTRGLIWATAEDLAKNRGRVLSLYRQILRSLNSPSLPLSFAARLQKKAEVRAMFMLGSEEQSLHNIQDLIDAGEYSLSLLRKGEIPKHIQVYQ from the exons ATGGACAAATATAAACTGTGGGTATACTGCATTTTGTTTCATTCTTTG GTGTGCGGCAAAATGACACGAGGGTTGATATGGGCTACAGCAGAAGACTTGGCAAAGAATAGAGGAAGAGTTTTGTCTTTGTATAGGCAAATCTTGAGGAGCCTTAACTCACCTTCTTTGCCATTGAGCTTTGCAGCTAGACTTCAAAAGAAAGCTGAGGTCCGTGCCATGTTCATGTTGGGTTCCGAGGAGCAATCTCTTCATAACATTCAAGATCTTATTGATGCTGGCGAATACTCTCTTTCCCTTTTAAGAAAAGGCGAAATCCCAAAGCACATTCAAGTTTATCAATAA
- the LOC132645137 gene encoding uncharacterized protein LOC132645137 isoform X2 has product MTRGLIWATAEDLAKNRGRVLSLYRQILRSLNSPSLPLSFAARLQKKAEVRAMFMLGSEEQSLHNIQDLIDAGEYSLSLLRKGEIPKHIQVYQ; this is encoded by the coding sequence ATGACACGAGGGTTGATATGGGCTACAGCAGAAGACTTGGCAAAGAATAGAGGAAGAGTTTTGTCTTTGTATAGGCAAATCTTGAGGAGCCTTAACTCACCTTCTTTGCCATTGAGCTTTGCAGCTAGACTTCAAAAGAAAGCTGAGGTCCGTGCCATGTTCATGTTGGGTTCCGAGGAGCAATCTCTTCATAACATTCAAGATCTTATTGATGCTGGCGAATACTCTCTTTCCCTTTTAAGAAAAGGCGAAATCCCAAAGCACATTCAAGTTTATCAATAA